In the genome of Apodemus sylvaticus chromosome 2, mApoSyl1.1, whole genome shotgun sequence, one region contains:
- the Gdf3 gene encoding growth/differentiation factor 3 yields MQPSQRLLLTLGFFFLLTLAWTSEFQDYDFLQFLGLEKAPSPHRFQPVPRILRKIIRAREAAAASGASQDLCYVKELGVRGNQLRLLPDQGFFLNTQKPFQDGSCLQKVLHFNLSAIKEKGKLTMAQLTLDLGPRSYYHLRPELAVALSVVPDRGVRGRSQPLPGALLTQLSVPAPQGPLQFNLQGVVKDRNSKRLKNLDLHLQILVKEDRYSGVTVQPWNPCDRLIRSLHASLLVVTLNPKYCRPSSRKRRAAIPVPKGFCRNLCHRHQLFINFQDLGWHKWVIAPKGFMANYCHGDCPFSMTTYLNSSNYAFMQAMMHMVDPKVPKAVCIPTKLSPISMLYQDNEKNVILRHYEDMVVDECGCG; encoded by the exons ATGCAGCCTTCCCAAAGGCTTCTTCTGACTCTTGGCTTCTTCTTTCTGTTAACCCTGGCCTGGACATCCGAGTTTCAAGACTATGACTTTTTGCAGTTTCTGGGCTTAGAGAAAGCGCCGTCACCTCACAGGTTCCAACCTGTGCCTCGCATCTTAAGGAAAATCATCCGGGCTCGAGAAGCTGCGGCGGCCAGCGGGGCCTCGCAGGACTTATGCTACGTGAAGGAGCTGGGTGTCCGTGGAAACCAACTTCGGCTTCTCCCAGACCAGG GTTTTTTCCTTAACACACAGAAACCTTTCCAAGATGGCTCCTGTCTACAGAAGGTCCTCCATTTTAACTTGTCTGCCATCAAAGAAAAGGGAAAGTTGACGATGGCCCAGCTGACTCTAGACTTGGGGCCCAGGTCCTACTATCACCTGCGACCTGAGCTGGCGGTGGCTCTGTCTGTGGTGCCGGACCGTGGTGTGCGGGGACGCTCCCAGCCCCTGCCGGGCGCCTTGCTTACTCAGCTGTCTGTACCCGCGCCTCAGGGTCCGCTTCAGTTCAACCTGCAGGGTGTGGTTAAGGATCGGAACAGCAAACGACTGAAGAATTTGGACTTACACTTACAGATTCTGGTCAAAGAGGACAGATACTCCGGGGTGACTGTGCAGCCTTGGAACCCCTGTGACCGGCTGATACGCTCTCTTCACGCCTCCCTGCTGGTGGTAACTCTCAACCCTAAATACTGCCGCCCTTCTTCCAGGAAAAGGAGGGCGGCCATCCCTGTCCCCAAGGGCTTTTGTAGGAACCTCTGCCATCGTCATCAGCTGTTCATCAACTTCCAGGACCTGGGTTGGCACAAGTGGGTCATTGCCCCTAAGGGGTTCATGGCGAATTACTGTCACGGAGACTGCCCCTTCTCAATGACTACATATTTGAACAGTTCCAATTATGCTTTCATGCAGGCTATGATGCATATGGTTGACCCCAAGGTCCCCAAGGCTGTCTGTATCCCCACCAAGCTGTCTCCCATCTCCATGCTCTACCAAGATAATGAGAAGAACGTCATTCTCCGACATTATGAAGACATGGTGGTCGatgagtgtgggtgtgggtag
- the Dppa3 gene encoding developmental pluripotency-associated protein 3 has translation MDESSEYVYPIEDPETLQTKNEEDSSDQAEVLEPETLVKVMKKLSLKPKAKRSARHLALRHRVARLPVENRSEQIRREVQSAFPQKRVRTLSSVLNDPLAKMRRLVRIEQRERRLAGYEPGEPFRCLCTFCHYQRWDPSENAKIGKKN, from the exons ATGGATGAATCATCAGAGTATGTCTACccaattgaggacccagaaactCTTCAGACGAAAAATGAAGAAGACTCATCCGATCAAGCAG AAGTCTTAGAACCAGAAACACTAGTAAAGGTCATGAAAAAGCTAAGCCTAAAACCCAAGGCCAAGCGCTCAGCACGGCATCTCGCGCTACGTCACCGAGTTGCCAGGCTGCCTGTGGAGAACAGAAGTGAACAGATCAGGAGGGAAGTTCAAAGCGCCTTTCCCCAGAAAAGGGTTCGCACCTTGTCGTCAGTGCTAAACGATCCTCTAGCAAAGATGAGAAGACTTGTCCGG attgagcagagagagagaaggcttgcAGGATATGAG CCCGGTGAGCCATTCAGATGTCTCTGCACTTTCTGCCATTATCAGAGATGGGATCCTTCCGAGAATGCTAAAATCGGGAAGAAGAATTAG